The Caldicellulosiruptor changbaiensis genome has a segment encoding these proteins:
- a CDS encoding zinc ribbon domain-containing protein, which translates to MFFIGIFGIEEKAKVIRQIDVEICPFCTRKGSYTLFKVYNYLHFFFIPVLRWNTRYFIQTSCCSKVYLITNPQLAHDLEHGKDVPITLADVELFRNLQGMYQEGIDSDFCPNCGNRVLKNFLYCPYCGQKLE; encoded by the coding sequence ATGTTCTTTATAGGAATCTTTGGTATAGAAGAAAAGGCAAAAGTCATTCGTCAAATAGATGTTGAAATATGCCCATTTTGCACTCGCAAAGGCTCGTACACTCTTTTTAAGGTTTATAACTATCTCCATTTCTTTTTTATACCTGTTTTGAGGTGGAACACAAGATATTTTATTCAAACAAGTTGTTGTTCAAAAGTTTACCTTATTACAAACCCTCAACTTGCACATGATTTAGAGCATGGCAAAGATGTGCCTATTACCCTTGCTGATGTTGAGCTTTTCAGAAACTTGCAAGGAATGTACCAAGAAGGCATTGACTCTGATTTTTGTCCAAACTGCGGAAACAGAGTTTTAAAAAACTTCCTGTACTGCCCATATTGTGGTCAAAAACTTGAATAA
- a CDS encoding RidA family protein, whose translation MKKCIVANDAPKPVGPYSHAVLINNMLFVSGQLAINPQTGKIEGDDIKAQTELVFKNIEAILKEAGFCFDDVVKVNVYISDLADFAKFNEVYSNIFKGNYPARTTVEAKLLPGALVEVDVIAAK comes from the coding sequence ATGAAAAAGTGTATAGTAGCAAACGACGCTCCAAAACCAGTCGGCCCATATTCACATGCCGTTTTGATTAACAATATGCTTTTTGTGTCTGGCCAGCTTGCTATAAACCCGCAAACTGGCAAAATAGAAGGTGATGACATAAAAGCTCAAACAGAGCTTGTCTTTAAAAATATCGAAGCTATATTAAAAGAAGCTGGGTTTTGTTTTGACGATGTTGTAAAAGTAAACGTATATATTTCAGATTTGGCTGACTTTGCTAAGTTTAATGAAGTCTATAGCAACATCTTCAAAGGAAACTATCCAGCAAGGACAACTGTAGAAGCAAAGCTTTTGCCAGGTGCGTTGGTTGAAGTTGATGTTATTGCTGCAAAGTAA
- a CDS encoding DUF1659 domain-containing protein — protein sequence MAANPLTGNLLIKLQNGTTSTGKIRVKTLSYDIRPDAQDLDVYQVAQAIASLQTKPLYTIVRQNNFELVY from the coding sequence ATGGCAGCAAATCCACTTACAGGAAATCTTTTAATTAAGCTTCAAAATGGGACAACTTCAACTGGCAAAATCAGAGTCAAAACACTCTCTTATGACATCCGACCAGATGCGCAGGATTTGGATGTTTATCAGGTTGCTCAAGCTATAGCAAGCCTTCAGACAAAGCCACTTTACACAATCGTCAGACAGAACAACTTTGAGCTTGTGTACTGA
- a CDS encoding DUF1284 domain-containing protein, giving the protein MIELRFHHLLCFLGFRGLGYNKEFVDNFRKVYEKVFTEGQKVILVTHPDVICQKCPRLVDGICTAEDKVENFDVKLREFLCKNGISNFDNVLPSEIYKVIKKLSTQEFEDICRSCEWFSLGYCKEGLLKLKSEQN; this is encoded by the coding sequence ATGATAGAATTAAGATTTCACCATCTTTTGTGTTTTCTTGGCTTTAGAGGACTTGGTTATAACAAGGAGTTTGTGGATAATTTTAGAAAGGTGTATGAGAAGGTTTTTACTGAAGGCCAAAAAGTCATACTTGTCACACACCCAGATGTTATATGCCAAAAATGTCCAAGACTTGTGGATGGTATTTGCACAGCAGAAGATAAGGTGGAAAACTTTGATGTAAAGCTTAGGGAGTTTCTTTGCAAAAACGGTATTAGCAATTTTGACAATGTTTTGCCAAGTGAGATTTACAAAGTTATAAAAAAGCTCTCAACCCAAGAATTTGAAGATATCTGCAGAAGCTGTGAATGGTTTTCGTTGGGGTATTGCAAAGAGGGGCTTTTGAAACTAAAAAGCGAACAAAATTAA
- the folP gene encoding dihydropteroate synthase, giving the protein MRLISKDANIKKIMYQKGFDEGEILDFEKRANSVVLKFENIKDVSHFVKLLSDLGYYVVVKDDIAFATTSKSNFERTKCYLAEEGFECSFEADFTISQRMLQAKDKVINLLKTNVMGIINVTPDSFYEGSRVDLAGVSQKALEMIQDGADVIDVGGESTRPFSEPVPEDEELKRVIPAIEAIRTVSKDIPISVDTYKSSVARKAIEAGADIINDISGGTFDKDMFKVAAEYNVPIIIMHIKGTPKDMQQNPYYEDVIEEILQFFEKRIDEALKAGVELENIILDPGIGFGKRLEDNLEIIRRCEEFKVLGRPILIGASRKSTIGAVLGGLPPQDRLEGTIAISTICALKRIEFVRVHDVKENKRAILMTEAIINS; this is encoded by the coding sequence TTGAGACTTATTTCAAAAGATGCAAATATAAAGAAAATTATGTACCAAAAAGGATTTGATGAAGGGGAGATTTTAGATTTTGAAAAAAGAGCAAATAGTGTAGTTTTAAAATTTGAAAATATCAAAGATGTTTCGCACTTTGTAAAGCTTCTTTCAGACCTTGGTTATTATGTAGTTGTAAAAGATGATATTGCCTTTGCCACAACTTCAAAGTCTAATTTTGAAAGAACAAAGTGTTATCTTGCTGAGGAGGGTTTTGAGTGCAGTTTTGAAGCTGATTTTACTATTTCACAAAGAATGCTTCAAGCAAAAGACAAGGTCATAAATCTTCTTAAGACAAATGTGATGGGTATAATAAATGTCACGCCAGACTCTTTTTATGAGGGCTCAAGAGTTGACTTGGCTGGGGTTTCCCAAAAAGCACTTGAGATGATTCAAGACGGGGCAGATGTGATTGATGTTGGAGGAGAGTCAACAAGGCCATTTTCAGAACCAGTGCCAGAAGATGAGGAGCTAAAGAGGGTTATTCCTGCAATTGAAGCAATAAGAACTGTTAGCAAGGACATTCCAATCTCCGTTGACACTTATAAAAGCTCTGTTGCAAGAAAGGCAATAGAGGCTGGTGCTGACATAATAAATGATATTAGCGGTGGCACATTTGACAAAGACATGTTCAAGGTAGCAGCAGAGTATAATGTTCCTATTATTATCATGCACATAAAAGGCACGCCCAAGGATATGCAGCAAAACCCCTATTATGAAGATGTTATAGAAGAGATTTTGCAGTTTTTTGAAAAAAGGATTGATGAGGCACTCAAAGCAGGGGTTGAGCTTGAGAACATCATCTTAGATCCAGGGATAGGGTTTGGGAAAAGGCTTGAGGACAATTTAGAAATAATAAGAAGATGTGAAGAGTTCAAAGTTCTTGGAAGGCCAATTTTGATTGGTGCGTCAAGAAAATCTACAATTGGTGCTGTGTTAGGAGGGCTTCCACCTCAAGATAGGCTTGAAGGGACAATTGCAATTTCGACAATTTGTGCACTAAAGAGGATTGAATTTGTAAGAGTGCACGATGTGAAAGAGAACAAAAGAGCAATCTTGATGACAGAAGCTATTATAAATAGCTAA
- the queC gene encoding 7-cyano-7-deazaguanine synthase QueC, translating into MRAVVVLSGGMDSTTLLYDVKNQGYETYAISFLYGQKHSKELEFAKKTCELLKVPHKIVDISFFADLAPSALTKSGWSVPEGYYTDESMKQTVVPNRNMVFLSLATSYAISLKAQKLFYGAHAGDHPIYPDCRKEFVEAMKRSILLCDYQIVELEAPYVDLKKEDILKIGLKLGVDYSLTWSCYKGGEKACGRCGTCTERIEAFKKIGVKDPIEYEIEIDWDQKTREN; encoded by the coding sequence ATGAGAGCTGTTGTTGTTCTGTCTGGTGGAATGGATTCAACCACTCTACTTTATGATGTCAAAAACCAAGGATATGAAACCTATGCTATTAGCTTTTTGTATGGTCAAAAACACTCCAAAGAGCTTGAATTTGCAAAGAAAACCTGTGAACTTTTGAAAGTTCCACACAAGATTGTTGATATATCTTTTTTTGCAGACTTAGCACCATCAGCCTTGACAAAAAGTGGCTGGTCAGTGCCTGAAGGATATTACACAGATGAGAGCATGAAGCAGACAGTTGTTCCAAATCGTAATATGGTCTTTTTAAGCTTGGCAACGTCATATGCAATATCCTTAAAAGCACAAAAACTCTTCTATGGAGCACATGCTGGCGACCATCCTATTTATCCTGACTGCAGAAAAGAATTTGTTGAGGCAATGAAAAGATCAATTCTTCTTTGTGACTATCAAATTGTAGAGCTTGAAGCTCCATATGTAGACTTGAAAAAAGAGGATATTCTAAAGATTGGGCTAAAACTTGGTGTTGACTACTCTCTCACCTGGTCCTGCTACAAAGGCGGTGAAAAAGCATGTGGAAGATGTGGAACTTGTACAGAGCGAATAGAAGCCTTTAAAAAGATAGGGGTAAAAGACCCTATTGAATACGAAATAGAAATTGACTGGGACCAAAAAACAAGAGAAAACTAA
- a CDS encoding biotin--[acetyl-CoA-carboxylase] ligase yields MDKKSIYILKKLYEEDFVSGENLAKELEISRMAVNKRIKSLQEMGFAIASYKKKGYQLVDKDIIRVWEIEDFISKSELFKDFLYFPQIDSTNNYVKENQENLKSATVVYAERQNAGRGRLGRSWTDLEKGVKMSIFLRLEVIDIEKVVPLTLFTGLIVNRILRKYKVQSFIKWSNDILLNGKKVCGILTELSGEIEGAGNVIIGIGLNVNAASLPDELLEIATTLKKEIGMDFDRTKIIIEILKEFENELENFKKYGFSHFRDEYKSYCINLGREIIINGEKKAFCKDIGQNGELICVQDGREIKIQTGEVTIRW; encoded by the coding sequence ATGGACAAAAAGTCAATATACATATTAAAAAAACTCTATGAAGAGGACTTTGTCTCAGGCGAAAATCTCGCAAAAGAACTTGAAATCAGCCGTATGGCAGTAAATAAAAGAATAAAGAGCCTGCAAGAAATGGGCTTTGCAATAGCATCTTATAAGAAAAAAGGCTATCAGCTTGTTGACAAAGACATAATAAGAGTTTGGGAGATAGAAGATTTCATCTCAAAGTCTGAGTTGTTCAAGGATTTTTTATATTTTCCGCAAATAGACTCAACAAACAACTATGTAAAAGAAAATCAAGAAAACTTGAAGTCAGCAACGGTTGTATATGCAGAGAGACAGAATGCTGGCAGAGGACGGCTTGGCAGAAGCTGGACTGACTTAGAAAAAGGAGTTAAGATGTCTATTTTTCTGAGGCTTGAGGTCATTGACATAGAAAAGGTGGTTCCGCTTACACTCTTTACAGGGCTTATTGTCAACAGGATTTTGAGAAAGTATAAAGTTCAAAGTTTTATCAAGTGGTCAAATGATATTCTTTTGAATGGCAAAAAGGTATGCGGAATTTTGACAGAGCTTTCAGGTGAGATTGAAGGTGCGGGAAATGTCATCATTGGAATAGGTCTTAATGTGAATGCAGCAAGCCTTCCTGATGAACTTCTGGAGATTGCAACCACATTAAAGAAAGAGATAGGTATGGACTTTGACAGGACAAAAATAATTATTGAAATCTTAAAAGAATTTGAAAACGAGCTTGAGAATTTTAAAAAGTACGGTTTTTCCCACTTTAGGGATGAGTATAAAAGCTATTGCATAAACCTTGGCAGAGAGATTATCATAAATGGCGAGAAAAAGGCGTTTTGTAAAGACATAGGCCAAAATGGTGAGCTTATCTGTGTGCAGGATGGCAGAGAAATAAAAATCCAAACTGGAGAGGTGACAATAAGGTGGTGA
- a CDS encoding DUF3006 domain-containing protein, protein MKVVIDRFEGKFAVLELENGKIVNVPIDIIPQGAKEGDVLLIEIDKKETENRQKRISKLFEELKE, encoded by the coding sequence ATGAAGGTTGTAATTGACAGGTTTGAAGGTAAGTTTGCAGTACTTGAGCTTGAAAATGGGAAGATTGTAAATGTGCCGATTGACATAATTCCTCAGGGTGCAAAAGAAGGAGATGTGCTTTTGATAGAAATTGACAAAAAAGAGACAGAAAATAGACAAAAGAGAATTAGCAAGCTTTTTGAAGAGCTAAAAGAATAA
- a CDS encoding nucleotidyl transferase AbiEii/AbiGii toxin family protein, with protein sequence MLSELFNKALLILDCAKIPEEEWTFGGGTALSLYFHHRESKDIDIFLTEAQYLPFLSPRLNEVARGIVDDYTEASNFVKLRFPEGEIDFVVAPYLTKDYCQIMEINGRKVRLETPEEIIVKKLFYRAENLKIRDIVDITIVYRERKTKLKQYFLLIYPKIKIIEHRWDKLKKKYFEDIGKIKIFNKSLIEQVPLLFNQFLEDLRQMSQM encoded by the coding sequence ATGTTATCTGAATTATTTAATAAGGCGCTACTTATTCTGGACTGTGCAAAAATACCTGAAGAAGAATGGACATTTGGTGGCGGTACAGCTCTTTCTTTGTACTTTCACCATAGAGAAAGCAAAGATATTGATATCTTTTTAACTGAAGCACAATATCTTCCATTTCTCTCTCCTCGGCTAAACGAAGTGGCAAGAGGAATAGTAGATGATTATACTGAGGCATCTAATTTTGTAAAGCTAAGGTTTCCAGAAGGAGAAATAGATTTTGTCGTTGCGCCATACTTAACCAAAGATTATTGTCAAATTATGGAAATTAATGGCAGAAAGGTGCGGCTTGAAACACCAGAGGAAATAATTGTCAAAAAACTTTTTTATAGGGCTGAAAATTTAAAAATTCGTGATATAGTAGATATTACGATTGTTTACAGAGAGAGAAAAACCAAGTTAAAACAATATTTTTTATTGATTTATCCAAAAATTAAAATTATTGAGCATCGATGGGATAAACTAAAGAAAAAATATTTTGAGGACATTGGCAAAATCAAAATATTTAACAAAAGCTTGATAGAACAAGTACCTTTGTTATTTAACCAATTTTTGGAAGATTTGAGGCAAATGTCTCAAATGTAA
- a CDS encoding DUF2922 domain-containing protein, with protein sequence MLTLVLTFRLQNGKTFRLSIPDPKSNLTAQEVENVMNLIIQKNIFSVSAPIVEKVSARIIDRNVNQLIG encoded by the coding sequence GTGCTCACTTTGGTTTTGACATTCAGGCTTCAAAATGGCAAGACATTCAGGCTTTCAATTCCAGACCCCAAGAGCAATTTGACAGCGCAGGAGGTTGAAAATGTAATGAATTTGATAATCCAGAAGAACATTTTTTCAGTGTCTGCACCAATTGTTGAGAAGGTTTCAGCGAGAATTATAGACAGAAATGTAAATCAGCTCATTGGCTAA
- a CDS encoding TIGR00269 family protein, with protein MKCVRCKQKAKILLKRHNAAFCNECFLYYYRNQVTKNIRKYKMFDKKDKILAVISGGKDSMALWDVLVKEGYNVVAMYINLGIGEYSNRSQKVVESFASKNNLPLIVKDIKKEFGLDIYKLSKTLKRSPCSICGSIKRYLFNKVAYDGGFSAVATGHNLDDEAATLLGNVLSWEEGYLARQAPVLPQTHPKLIKKVKPLYTLTERENLYYVLLNKIEFLHEECPHSVGARSILFKEVLNKLEEESPGTKQRFLNGFLEKGRRHFQDVSEKLELRECKTCGQVTTVEECSFCRFVKICNQQQET; from the coding sequence TTGAAGTGTGTAAGATGCAAACAAAAAGCTAAAATTTTGCTCAAAAGACACAATGCAGCCTTTTGCAATGAGTGTTTTTTGTATTATTACAGAAATCAAGTAACTAAAAATATTCGCAAATACAAGATGTTTGACAAAAAGGATAAGATTTTAGCAGTAATCTCTGGTGGCAAAGACAGTATGGCTCTTTGGGATGTTCTGGTCAAAGAGGGCTACAATGTTGTTGCAATGTATATAAATCTTGGGATAGGTGAGTATTCCAACAGGTCGCAAAAGGTTGTTGAGAGCTTTGCAAGTAAAAATAACCTTCCGCTCATTGTAAAGGACATCAAAAAGGAGTTTGGACTTGATATATACAAGCTTTCAAAGACTTTAAAACGGAGTCCTTGTTCTATTTGTGGGTCGATCAAAAGATATTTGTTTAACAAGGTAGCATACGACGGTGGTTTTTCGGCTGTTGCAACAGGTCATAACTTGGACGATGAAGCGGCAACACTTCTTGGGAATGTCTTAAGCTGGGAAGAGGGGTATCTTGCAAGACAAGCGCCAGTGTTACCTCAAACTCATCCAAAACTCATAAAAAAAGTAAAGCCTCTTTATACTTTAACAGAAAGAGAAAACCTCTACTATGTGCTTTTGAACAAGATTGAGTTTTTGCATGAAGAGTGTCCTCATTCTGTGGGAGCACGTTCAATCCTTTTCAAAGAAGTACTAAATAAGCTTGAAGAGGAAAGCCCTGGGACGAAGCAAAGGTTTTTAAATGGTTTTCTTGAAAAGGGCAGAAGGCATTTTCAGGATGTGAGTGAAAAACTTGAACTAAGAGAGTGCAAAACTTGTGGCCAGGTCACAACAGTTGAGGAGTGTTCGTTCTGCAGGTTTGTAAAGATTTGCAACCAGCAACAAGAAACTTAA
- a CDS encoding MoaD/ThiS family protein: MTVVFVGTNKQVTIKGPKSAQQLAKELGISLESHVFIKNGEIVAPDEILQDEDTVEIISAISGG, from the coding sequence GTGACAGTGGTATTTGTTGGAACAAACAAACAGGTTACTATAAAAGGACCGAAAAGTGCCCAGCAGCTTGCAAAAGAGCTTGGGATAAGCTTAGAGTCACATGTTTTTATAAAAAACGGTGAGATTGTTGCTCCAGATGAAATCCTACAGGATGAAGATACAGTTGAGATAATCTCTGCAATCTCTGGTGGCTAA
- a CDS encoding YvrJ family protein has product MQEIITNIANIGFPIVLCVYLLTRFESKIDKLSDTIDKLSEKIIQIKSN; this is encoded by the coding sequence GTGCAGGAGATTATAACAAACATTGCTAACATAGGTTTTCCCATTGTGCTTTGCGTATATCTTTTAACAAGATTTGAAAGCAAAATTGACAAGCTTTCTGACACCATAGACAAGCTCTCAGAAAAAATAATACAGATTAAAAGCAATTGA
- the folK gene encoding 2-amino-4-hydroxy-6-hydroxymethyldihydropteridine diphosphokinase produces MSQKITIFLGLGSNLGDRQKNIEMAIEYLKEKVEIEKVSKIIETEPYGYVEQPKFLNCCVMGKTQLSPAELLDFVLSIEEKMGRKRLFKWGPRNIDIDILFYDSATIDQENLKIPHPELHKREFVLLPLIEIAPDFVHPAFKKTVLELYRELKNLM; encoded by the coding sequence GTGTCACAGAAGATAACTATTTTTTTAGGACTTGGGAGCAACCTTGGTGACAGGCAGAAGAATATAGAGATGGCAATAGAGTATTTAAAAGAAAAGGTAGAAATTGAAAAGGTCTCAAAGATTATTGAGACAGAGCCTTACGGGTATGTAGAGCAGCCAAAGTTTTTAAACTGCTGTGTAATGGGTAAGACACAGCTTTCACCCGCTGAGCTTTTAGATTTTGTGCTGAGTATAGAAGAGAAGATGGGCAGAAAAAGGCTTTTTAAATGGGGTCCGAGAAACATTGATATAGACATTTTATTTTATGACTCTGCTACAATAGACCAAGAGAATTTGAAAATTCCTCATCCGGAGTTACACAAGCGAGAGTTTGTACTCCTGCCGCTGATTGAAATAGCACCAGATTTTGTCCACCCAGCGTTTAAAAAGACAGTTCTTGAGCTCTACAGAGAGCTTAAAAATTTAATGTGA
- a CDS encoding SDR family oxidoreductase produces MEFLNMPEFEGKIVVITGAAQGIGLVTALSFLKNGAAVAAIDVDREAIEDAMEDFFKGYEGKIQFFECNLADAEEIESTCQEIGRNYKWIDILVNNAAVSSTKPISQRTVEEWDYVINVNLRAPYLMVKYLLPFMKEGSSIVNIASTRALMSEPNTEPYSASKGGILALTHSLAVSLSPKKIRVNAISPGWIETSPYKKRKYRYKPNLREIDHLQHPAGRVGRPEDIANAILFLTSQKSSFITGTNLIVDGGMTIKMIYEE; encoded by the coding sequence ATGGAATTTTTAAATATGCCAGAGTTTGAGGGCAAGATAGTTGTTATTACAGGTGCTGCCCAGGGAATTGGTCTTGTAACAGCCCTATCTTTTCTTAAAAATGGGGCAGCAGTTGCAGCAATTGACGTTGATAGAGAAGCAATTGAGGATGCAATGGAAGATTTTTTCAAAGGGTATGAAGGGAAAATACAGTTTTTTGAATGCAATTTAGCAGATGCGGAGGAGATTGAAAGCACTTGCCAGGAGATTGGTCGAAATTACAAATGGATTGACATTCTTGTAAACAATGCAGCAGTTTCTTCAACAAAGCCTATTTCACAGCGAACAGTTGAAGAGTGGGATTATGTGATAAATGTAAACCTTCGCGCACCATATCTTATGGTAAAGTACCTTTTGCCTTTCATGAAAGAAGGAAGTAGTATAGTTAATATTGCCTCAACAAGGGCGCTCATGTCAGAGCCTAACACAGAGCCTTATTCTGCATCAAAAGGAGGGATTTTAGCACTAACTCATTCTTTGGCAGTTTCACTCTCACCCAAGAAAATCAGGGTAAACGCAATAAGTCCAGGATGGATTGAAACCTCACCTTACAAAAAAAGAAAGTATCGCTACAAGCCAAATTTGCGCGAGATAGACCATCTTCAGCACCCGGCTGGCAGGGTAGGTAGACCTGAGGACATTGCAAATGCAATCTTGTTTTTGACATCACAAAAGAGCAGTTTTATCACAGGTACAAACTTAATTGTAGATGGCGGTATGACAATTAAAATGATATATGAAGAGTAA
- a CDS encoding ATP-binding protein, translating into MFNQEISGILMKVDSDFYTRYRAEVWFDYTKKAINEIKEGSLLAIQNFSSSSDKIHYCILEISSILPLHYGLNNDLSGYPGFLVEAAENVYRDWEDQQDEPLDDATKIKCIAIPTNFEIVINSSGKLEIGIESNLPMIGAKAFLLDVDLTNRIINHGIDGQEQIIKIGHLIRDENVKILLKTEELLRLHFGIFGFTGAGKSNLLSTLIRKIMLDVELPVKIVIFDLMSEYSTLLVDLLYSIDQAYIIGLGEKTFVGSVLEVFRSNPEVAEHKKLLIKAAKDMAYSSLYPKGLAKYRDLFTKAFYKILNDKKIKLWQDSGLTLADFVRLHEKQLFKGYLGRSEATLRELVEKMKQVNRPLDVNLCKATIERIKNNYLSGDLNSIARSNLELFVKELENKYRDLTSNSTRPEYTIDQETSLNLLNDGSKKSLLIFQSHDPNDLRNKAYQLGMSIFEDRRRNGIIEPIVSFIFDEADEFIPQDAKDSYERSSEVVMNLARRGRKFGLGVGIATQRITYLNTNIMAQPHTYFVSKLPRKSDQERITDAFGIGEDMFKQTFKFKKGCWLLVSYDAVGLEAVPMPIYVENANDAIERFLIRL; encoded by the coding sequence ATGTTTAATCAGGAAATAAGTGGAATACTTATGAAAGTAGATTCGGATTTTTACACCAGATACAGGGCTGAGGTTTGGTTTGACTACACCAAAAAAGCAATAAATGAGATAAAAGAAGGGTCTCTTTTGGCAATCCAGAACTTTTCGTCGTCTTCTGACAAAATCCACTATTGTATTCTTGAAATCTCATCCATTTTGCCTTTGCACTATGGTCTTAACAACGACCTGAGTGGATATCCTGGTTTTTTGGTCGAAGCTGCTGAAAATGTTTATAGAGACTGGGAAGACCAGCAGGATGAACCACTTGATGATGCAACAAAGATAAAATGTATCGCAATCCCCACCAATTTTGAGATTGTTATAAACAGCAGTGGAAAATTAGAAATTGGAATTGAGTCAAATCTTCCTATGATAGGCGCAAAAGCATTTTTGCTTGATGTTGATTTGACAAACAGAATAATCAACCACGGAATTGATGGTCAAGAACAGATAATAAAAATTGGGCATCTAATAAGAGATGAAAATGTCAAGATTTTGCTCAAAACTGAAGAGCTTTTAAGACTTCATTTTGGAATTTTTGGCTTTACAGGTGCTGGAAAGTCAAATCTTTTGAGCACTCTCATTAGAAAAATTATGCTTGATGTAGAACTTCCTGTAAAAATAGTAATTTTTGACTTGATGAGCGAGTACTCAACCCTGCTTGTCGACCTTCTGTATTCAATTGACCAAGCCTATATCATCGGACTTGGCGAAAAGACATTTGTTGGATCTGTCTTAGAGGTTTTTAGAAGCAATCCAGAGGTAGCAGAGCATAAAAAACTGCTTATCAAAGCAGCTAAGGACATGGCATATTCTTCTTTGTACCCAAAAGGTCTTGCCAAATACAGAGACCTTTTTACAAAAGCATTCTATAAAATTTTAAACGATAAAAAGATAAAACTGTGGCAAGATTCAGGTTTGACCTTGGCTGATTTTGTAAGACTCCATGAAAAGCAGCTTTTTAAAGGATATCTTGGAAGAAGCGAAGCAACTTTAAGAGAGCTTGTTGAAAAGATGAAGCAGGTTAACCGCCCACTTGATGTTAATCTTTGTAAGGCTACTATAGAAAGAATAAAAAACAATTATCTTTCAGGGGATTTGAACAGCATAGCTCGTTCTAACTTGGAATTGTTTGTCAAAGAACTTGAAAATAAATATAGGGATCTTACCTCAAATTCCACAAGACCAGAATATACCATAGACCAAGAAACCAGTTTGAATCTACTGAATGATGGTTCTAAAAAATCGCTCTTGATATTCCAATCTCATGACCCAAATGATCTTCGAAACAAAGCGTATCAGCTTGGCATGTCAATCTTTGAAGATAGGCGTAGAAACGGAATAATCGAACCTATAGTGAGCTTTATATTTGATGAGGCAGACGAATTTATTCCACAGGATGCAAAAGATTCTTATGAGCGTTCAAGTGAAGTTGTGATGAACCTTGCAAGAAGAGGAAGGAAATTCGGGCTTGGCGTTGGAATTGCCACTCAGCGAATAACTTATCTTAACACAAACATCATGGCACAGCCCCATACATACTTTGTGAGCAAACTCCCAAGAAAATCTGACCAAGAAAGAATTACTGACGCTTTTGGTATAGGTGAAGATATGTTTAAGCAAACTTTCAAATTCAAAAAAGGCTGCTGGCTTCTTGTAAGCTATGACGCAGTTGGCCTTGAAGCTGTGCCAATGCCAATTTATGTTGAAAATGCAAATGATGCAATAGAAAGGTTCTTAATCAGGCTGTAA
- the queE gene encoding putative 7-carboxy-7-deazaguanine synthase QueE — translation MKKAKFKVVEKFVSIEGEGIRSGFPAIFLRFAGCNLNCSYCDTRYATQNPDYEEITLDQILEYVNSIGFKRVTLTGGEPLIQPHIHDLIDSLIKEGFEVNIETNGSVDIRYVNRNAIITMDYKCPSSGMEDKMLLENIKYLGKSDVLKFVVGTNQDLERAFEIIRLFEPSCNIYFSPVYGKIEPKEIVSFILSHKLQNCRVQLQLHKIIWPDREKGV, via the coding sequence ATGAAAAAAGCCAAATTCAAAGTTGTAGAAAAATTTGTCAGCATCGAAGGAGAAGGAATAAGAAGCGGGTTTCCTGCTATCTTTTTGAGATTTGCAGGGTGTAATCTGAACTGCTCTTATTGCGATACAAGGTATGCCACACAAAACCCTGACTATGAAGAAATAACACTTGACCAAATCCTTGAATATGTTAATTCAATAGGTTTTAAAAGGGTTACGCTAACTGGTGGCGAGCCTTTAATACAGCCTCACATACACGACCTTATTGATAGCCTTATTAAAGAAGGTTTTGAAGTTAACATTGAAACAAATGGCTCTGTTGATATAAGATATGTCAACCGAAATGCTATTATCACAATGGATTACAAATGTCCATCAAGTGGAATGGAAGACAAGATGTTATTAGAAAATATTAAATATCTTGGAAAGTCTGACGTTTTGAAATTTGTTGTTGGAACAAACCAGGATTTAGAAAGAGCTTTTGAAATAATTCGGTTATTTGAACCTTCATGCAATATCTACTTCAGTCCGGTGTATGGAAAAATTGAACCAAAAGAAATTGTGAGTTTTATCCTATCACATAAACTTCAAAACTGCAGAGTGCAGCTTCAGCTTCACAAGATAATCTGGCCAGATAGAGAAAAAGGAGTTTAA